In one window of Camelina sativa cultivar DH55 chromosome 15, Cs, whole genome shotgun sequence DNA:
- the LOC109129331 gene encoding uncharacterized protein LOC109129331: protein MNPRLQDMKSLLFMLPRIWHLEGKVVGADLGLGKFQFDFDDEEDITEVLKMEPFHFDRWMLSMVRWSPTVDPEYPSDITFWVRVIGVPFQFWAEPIFRSIGEDLGRVVAVDIDGGRVRVIVNGFKPLCFDTVIEFYNGEETFVSLQFERLFGYCKRCFSMCHASDHCPLLEAAKPVPVPIAPVEEELVRPVQSYKGAATSDRRKDKEKVTEGSGGAQNSDQQRSHKPRHASGNKGRAGGDYGEPFVKPRSAPSYGQVDENRHMARVAADVLASVGVPPEPQAQGEQGSSKGSTEQVLIGQDMGVRPQPPKRVRQPLFQDTNLAVVGDQVLALQTEPGGVTSETVDESTAPASRPPATTFQAAQEVVGSKSSGSLSQIVEGLDVGRENTPAAVVIPEDNYVQMVGPVASETSDSPALKEEGSANGGSGIPIDGPSVFPTVSDEELVESGDDHMDISDPTDASSSSNSLVDKGRKTKTSLALKETASKKLNVYLRATPKKRPAPKSNDLGGEGPNPKNQDKEKGPPGGSKPPKPQSNK from the coding sequence ATGAATCCGAGACTGCAAGACATGAAGTCTCTTCTGTTTATGCTGCCTCGGATTTGGCACTTGGAAGGCAAGGTTGTGGGAGCAGACTTAGGTCTGGGGAAGTTCCAATTCGACTTTGATGACGAGGAGGACATCACGGAGGTTCTTAAGATGGAGCCTTTCCACTTCGATCGGTGGATGCTGTCGATGGTACGTTGGAGTCCGACGGTAGATCCGGAATACCCTTCGGATATTACTTTCTGGGTCCGAGTGATTGGGGTTCCGTTTCAATTCTGGGCTGAACCCATATTCCGGAGTATTGGGGAAGATCTGGGTCGTGTGGTAGCAGTAGACATCGATGGAGGCAGAGTCCGAGTGATCGTGAATGGCTTCAAGCCACTTTGCTTTGATACGGTGATAGAGTTCTACAATGGGGAGGAGACCTTTGTTTCCTTGCAGTTTGAAAGACTCTTTGGATACTGTAAGCGGTGCTTCAGTATGTGTCATGCTTCTGACCATTGTCCGCTGCTGGAAGCTGCTAAGCCTGTTCCTGTTCCCATTGCTCCTGTGGAGGAGGAGTTGGTCAGACCGGTTCAAAGTTATAAAGGAGCAGCTACAAGTGATAGAAGAAAGGATAAGGAGAAGGTTACTGAAGGTTCGGGTGGGGCTCAAAATTCTGACCAACAAAGGTCGCATAAACCAAGACATGCTTCGGGTAACAAGGGTCGAGCTGGTGGTGATTATGGGGAGCCTTTCGTTAAGCCAAGGAGTGCCCCAAGTTATGGCCAAGTTGATGAGAATCGTCATATGGCTCGGGTTGCTGCGGATGTCCTCGCTTCCGTGGGGGTTCCCCCGGAACCACAAGCGCAGGGAGAGCAAGGTTCCTCAAAGGGTTCTACTGAACAGGTTTTGATTGGTCAGGATATGGGTGTTCGTCCTCAACCTCCTAAAAGGGTTCGGCAACCTCTCTTCCAAGATACCAATCTTGCGGTGGTTGGAGACCAGGTTTTAGCCTTGCAGACTGAACCCGGTGGCGTGACTAGTGAGACTGTGGATGAGAGCACTGCACCGGCATCTAGGCCGCCTGCAACCACTTTTCAGGCCGCTCAAGAGGTAGTTGGGTCGAAGAGTAGCGGCTCATTGTCGCAGATTGTAGAGGGGCTGGATGTGGGGCGTGAGAACACTCCTGCCGCTGTGGTAATTCCTGAGGACAATTATGTTCAAATGGTAGGTCCGGTTGCCAGTGAAACTTCAGACTCACCAGCCCTGAAGGAAGAAGGCTCGGCTAATGGGGGCTCTGGTATCCCTATTGATGGTCCGTCTGTGTTTCCAACTGTTTCCGACGAGGAGCTTGTTGAGAGCGGCGACGATCACATGGACATCTCAGATCCCACGGATGCATCATCATCGTCTAACTCGCTTGTGGACAAGGGCCGCAAGACTAAGACTTCTTTGGCCCTTAAAGAGACAGCTTCCAAGAAGCTGAATGTTTATTTGCGGGCAACTCCTAAGAAGCGTCCTGCACCTAAATCTAATGATCTGGGTGGAGAGGGACCTAACCCGAAGAACCAGGACAAGGAGAAGGGACCACCCGGTGGATCCAAGCCACCAAAACCACAAAGCAATAAATGA
- the LOC104747622 gene encoding histone-lysine N-methyltransferase ASHR1 — protein MADLERFLEDRCLSVLNLPQKGRSLFTTRYFRPGEVILSQKPYVCVPNNNTSSSESRCDGCFKTNDNNNLKRCSGCQVVWYCGSSCQKSEWKLHRHECKALSRLDKEKRKFVTPTIRLMVKLYIKRNLQNEKVLPVTTTDNYTLVEALVSHMSEIDEQQMLLYAQMANLVNLILQLPNVDLREIAENFSKFSCNAHTICDSELRPQGIGLFPFVSIINHSCSPNAILVFEEQMAVVRAMDKIPKDSEITISYIETAGSTLTRQKSLKEQYLFHCQCARCNNFGKPHDIEESAILECYRCANEKCTGFLLRDPEEKGFVCQKCLLLRSKEEVKKLASDIKRVSEKAPASPSAENKQATIELYKTIERLQVKLYNSFSITLMRTREKLLKILMDVESWREALNYCRLIVPVYQRVYPATHPLIGLQFYTQGKLEWLLGETKEAVSSLTKAFDVLRISHGTSTAFMKELSAKLEEARAEASYIERHAYDDAN, from the exons ATGGCGGATTTGGAGAGGTTTCTAGAAGACCGCTGCTTAAGCGTTTTGAATCTCCCACAGAAAGGCCGCTCTCTTTTCACTACCAGATATTTTCGTCCAG GCGAAGTGATTCTAAGCCAAAAGCCTTATGTTTGTGTTCCGAATAATAATACATCGTCCTCTGAATCAAGATGTGATGGATGTTTCAAGACCAATGATAATAATAACCTTAAGAGATGTTCTGGTTGTCAAGTTGTTTGGTACTGTGGGAGCTCTTGCCAG AAGTCAGAGTGGAAGTTGCATCGCCATGAATGCAAAGCTCTCTCTAGGCTTGACAAAGAGAAACGGAAGTTTGTTACTCCTACGATACGTCTGATGGTCAAACTTTACATCAAGCGGAATTTGCAAAATGAAAAG GTCCTTCCAGTTACGACAACAGACAATTATACTTTGGTGGAGGCTTTGGTGTCCC ACATGtctgagattgatgaacagcagATGTTGTTGTATGCACAGATGGCTAATCTTGTGAACTTGATTCTTCAACTACCTAATGTTGACCTAAGAGAGATCGCCGAGAACTTTTCAAAG TTCTCATGCAATGCTCATACCATTTGTGATAGCGAATTGAGACCTCAAGGGATAGGATTGTTTCCCTTTGTTTCCATTATAAATCACAG CTGCTCTCCCAATGCGATTTTAGTGTTTGAGGAGCAGATGGCTGTTGTCCGGGCGATGGATAAGATACCAAAGGACTCAGAG ATAACTATCAGCTATATTGAAACCGCTGGAAGCACTCTGACTCGGCAGAAGTCTCTGAAAGAACAATACCTCTTCCACTGTCAGTGTGCTCGTTGCAATAACTTT GGAAAACCTCATGATATTGAAGAAAGTGCAATATTGGAATGCTATCGGTGTGCCAATGAGAAATGCACTGGTTTCTTACTCCGTGATCCTG AAGAAAAAGGCTTTGTTTGCCAGAAATGCTTGCTTCTAAGGAGCAAGGAAGAGGTTAAAAAGTTAGCAAGTGATATCAAAAGAGTTTCAGAGAAGGCTCCTGCATCTCCTTCCGCAGAAA ATAAACAAGCCACTATTGAACTATATAAGACAATTGAGAGACTACAAGTTAAGCTTTACAATTCTTTCTCCATCACTTTAATGAGAACCCGTGAAAAACTTCtcaag ATTCTAATGGATGTAGAAAGCTGGAGAGAAGCTTTAAATTACTGCAGACTAATAGTCCCTGTTTACCAAA GAGTATATCCAGCAACCCATCCTTTGATTGGACTGCAGTTCTATACCCAGGGAAAACTCGAATG GTTGCTGGGGGAAACCAAAGAGGCGGTGAGTTCACTGACTAAGGCATTTGACGTTCTGCGGATCAGCCACGGAACAAGCACAGCTTTCATGAAAGAGCTCTCAGCAAAGTTGGAGGAGGCTCGTGCGGAAGCTTCTTATATTGAAAGACACGCTTATGATGATGCCAACTAG